One window of Campylobacter sp. RM12651 genomic DNA carries:
- a CDS encoding formimidoylglutamase: MWIGRNDGEESIHNRVFKCLNTSSSNKLIGFCSSLGVDRNHGRVGSELAPNIIRKNMANFAVFDDFSFDDLGNIDNFKSLEEADDLLYDKLNLVLKNQDYCVILGGGHETSLAGIKALLDNKQNVGVINFDAHFDVRIQPQHTSGNSFYEAYKYAKSNNYFYKYLCIGANALSNTQALFNTMQDMNAKYVLDKDFDNSAKIVKEFILDCDVLYLSIDIDVFSLSYAPGVSAPAVYGISLQQILPILKIILDSKKVALADICEFNPKYDIDNHTAKLSAYLAYILLRKAVI, translated from the coding sequence ATGTGGATTGGAAGAAATGATGGCGAAGAAAGTATTCATAACAGAGTTTTTAAATGTTTAAATACTTCATCTTCAAATAAATTAATAGGATTTTGTTCTAGTTTAGGTGTAGATAGAAATCACGGAAGAGTTGGTAGCGAATTAGCACCGAATATTATTAGAAAAAATATGGCAAATTTTGCTGTATTTGATGATTTTAGCTTTGATGATTTAGGTAATATTGATAATTTTAAAAGCCTAGAAGAAGCTGATGATTTATTATACGATAAGCTTAATTTAGTATTAAAAAATCAAGATTATTGCGTTATTTTAGGTGGTGGTCACGAAACTTCTTTGGCTGGAATTAAGGCTTTATTAGATAATAAACAAAATGTAGGTGTTATTAATTTTGACGCACATTTTGATGTGAGAATTCAACCCCAACACACTTCAGGCAATTCGTTTTATGAAGCTTATAAATACGCAAAATCAAATAATTATTTTTATAAATATTTATGTATTGGGGCAAATGCTTTATCAAATACTCAAGCTTTATTTAATACTATGCAAGATATGAATGCTAAATATGTTTTAGATAAAGACTTTGATAATTCAGCAAAAATTGTAAAAGAATTTATATTAGATTGCGATGTTTTATATCTTAGTATTGATATTGATGTGTTTTCTTTAAGTTATGCACCAGGTGTTAGTGCTCCTGCTGTTTATGGTATTAGTTTGCAACAAATTTTACCGATACTAAAAATTATTTTAGATAGTAAAAAAGTTGCTTTAGCTGATATTTGCGAGTTTAATCCAAAATATGATATAGATAATCATACTGCTAAATTAAGCGCTTATTTAGCTTATATTTTATTAAGAAAGGCTGTTATATGA
- the bla gene encoding metallo-beta-lactamase, which produces MKRFATILFCAFSILGANLLANDDTPPKELLQLLHDHTPLKPTKVFDDVYCLGTKSVVAYAITTSEGIILIDAMWDNDDAKVIENGLKAYNLDPKDVKIVLITHGHGDHYGGAKYFQDKYNAKVMMSAIDKDFMYSYNEGPNDPKYPKPTINHLLKDKEIIKLGNKEIKTFLTPGHTIGTTSIIFESSFNGKKFNVFLWGGNGISKDKNLQIAYDKSLDEFKKELDKNNVVAKLESHLFRNNGYEKLENIYNNNFKTHPYIIGKEGIDAWYKEYKGHIKAKLDNN; this is translated from the coding sequence ATGAAAAGATTTGCAACGATTTTATTTTGTGCATTTAGTATTTTAGGTGCTAATTTATTAGCTAATGATGACACGCCTCCTAAGGAGCTTTTACAATTATTACACGACCATACTCCATTAAAGCCTACTAAGGTTTTTGATGATGTTTATTGTCTTGGGACAAAAAGCGTTGTAGCATACGCAATAACAACTAGCGAAGGCATAATTTTAATTGATGCTATGTGGGATAATGATGATGCAAAAGTGATTGAAAATGGGTTAAAAGCTTATAATTTAGACCCAAAAGATGTAAAAATTGTCTTAATTACTCATGGACATGGCGATCATTATGGTGGGGCTAAGTATTTTCAAGATAAATATAACGCAAAAGTTATGATGAGTGCTATTGATAAGGATTTTATGTATTCATACAACGAAGGCCCAAATGACCCAAAATATCCTAAGCCAACGATTAATCATTTACTAAAAGATAAAGAAATAATAAAGCTCGGTAATAAAGAAATCAAAACTTTCTTAACCCCAGGGCATACCATAGGAACTACTTCAATTATCTTTGAAAGCTCGTTTAATGGTAAGAAATTTAATGTATTTTTATGGGGCGGTAATGGAATTTCAAAAGATAAAAATCTACAAATTGCTTATGATAAATCTTTAGATGAGTTTAAAAAAGAGCTTGATAAAAACAATGTAGTAGCAAAGCTAGAATCACATTTATTTAGAAATAATGGATATGAAAAATTAGAAAACATTTATAATAATAATTTCAAAACCCATCCATATATCATAGGAAAAGAAGGCATAGATGCTTGGTATAAAGAATACAAAGGACATATAAAAGCAAAATTAGATAACAATTAA
- a CDS encoding DnaJ domain-containing protein, giving the protein MNIFLLLIIILAIIGFITGKGIIRTIISFFAIILGTILTAILGLIGAILLPLFFKGNILNNQFTKMKGGYAEYLVALIAKIAKLDGVISPKEAEFIKLILDNNSYNLVERERLKKVFKEAKENPENYRIVAQELKNNFILSKNEKLNIMQSLLYCASIDGFSEKKIFALKEIAEIFGVTQEFAQFINFGNNNKQNNNKIKKDPYEVLELSPNASLVEVKAAYRRLAKKYHPDVLNTKNLSESELRAGIEKFHEINEAYEILKQKLS; this is encoded by the coding sequence TTGAATATATTTTTATTATTAATAATAATTTTAGCAATTATAGGATTTATTACAGGTAAGGGTATTATTAGAACCATAATATCATTTTTTGCGATAATATTAGGGACTATTTTAACGGCGATTTTAGGGCTTATTGGAGCAATTTTATTACCTTTATTTTTTAAAGGAAATATTTTAAATAATCAATTTACTAAAATGAAAGGCGGATATGCTGAATACCTAGTCGCACTTATTGCAAAAATAGCTAAACTTGATGGAGTAATTTCGCCTAAAGAAGCTGAATTTATAAAATTAATACTAGATAATAATTCTTATAATTTAGTTGAGCGTGAGAGATTAAAAAAGGTTTTTAAAGAAGCTAAAGAAAATCCAGAAAATTATAGAATAGTTGCACAAGAGCTTAAAAATAATTTTATTTTAAGCAAAAATGAAAAGCTTAATATTATGCAAAGTTTGCTTTATTGTGCGAGTATTGATGGCTTTAGTGAAAAAAAGATTTTTGCGTTAAAAGAAATTGCAGAGATTTTTGGCGTTACACAAGAATTTGCACAATTTATAAATTTTGGTAACAATAACAAACAAAATAATAATAAAATTAAAAAAGACCCTTATGAGGTTTTAGAATTAAGTCCTAATGCTAGTTTAGTTGAAGTAAAAGCAGCATATAGAAGACTTGCTAAAAAATATCATCCTGATGTGTTAAACACAAAAAATCTTAGCGAAAGCGAGCTAAGAGCAGGGATAGAGAAATTTCATGAGATTAATGAAGCTTATGAGATTTTAAAACAAAAATTAAGTTAA
- a CDS encoding MarR family transcriptional regulator: protein MNSSLFLMGRIKELSNELILKELSKRVEFDLSFSHADILNILFDEKEYCMVQIAQKIHRSKATISSLIDKLEQNGYITKSQSSNDSRMYLIKATQKTLDLKPIFEEVSNIVFEKLLKNFSKAEELFLEELLEKMLNNIKN, encoded by the coding sequence ATGAACTCAAGCTTATTTTTAATGGGAAGAATAAAAGAACTATCAAATGAATTGATTTTAAAAGAACTTAGCAAAAGAGTAGAATTTGATTTATCCTTTTCTCACGCTGATATTTTAAATATATTATTTGATGAAAAAGAATATTGTATGGTTCAAATAGCACAAAAAATACATAGAAGCAAGGCTACAATTAGCTCTTTAATAGACAAATTAGAACAAAATGGATATATCACAAAAAGCCAAAGTAGTAACGATAGTAGAATGTATTTAATAAAAGCAACTCAAAAAACTTTAGATTTAAAACCAATATTTGAAGAAGTATCAAATATAGTTTTTGAAAAATTACTTAAAAACTTTTCAAAAGCAGAAGAGTTATTTTTAGAAGAATTATTAGAAAAAATGCTAAATAACATAAAAAATTAA
- the gltS gene encoding sodium/glutamate symporter, whose amino-acid sequence MSFDSLSVLAISIGVLLFGMFLKTKINFLEKFCIPAPVVGGFLVSILVWFLTFIDINIEFDKSLQTPFMVVFFSVVGLSGSARLLKVGGKLLLIYLACCWAMAIMQNAIGITMMNAFGLNSLYGILSGAVALEGGHGNAIAFGGMVEDLSGLSNAKVVAIAAATFGLISGSLLGGPLCRYLILKYKLEIKTNEDIQDIDPLKHNIHHASYQEFLKSLFLILCIMCIGFYISSLFTKLSGYSLPSYVGAMLIAMLIRNINDVFNIFKLNQYTIDTISELSLGIFLTMAMMSLKINELSVVAMPLLITLFVQVVVLVLFAIFVVFRLCGKNYDSAIMCAGLMGHGLGATPNAVANMNAACNRYSLFSKPAFLIVPLCGSVLIDIVAIPLNTYLINIFA is encoded by the coding sequence ATGAGTTTTGATAGTTTGAGCGTATTGGCAATTAGCATTGGTGTTTTATTGTTTGGAATGTTTTTAAAAACTAAAATCAATTTTTTAGAAAAATTTTGTATCCCAGCTCCTGTTGTTGGTGGATTTTTGGTAAGTATTTTAGTATGGTTTTTAACCTTTATAGATATTAATATTGAATTTGATAAGTCATTGCAAACTCCTTTTATGGTTGTATTTTTTAGTGTTGTAGGGCTTAGCGGAAGTGCTAGATTATTAAAAGTTGGTGGTAAATTGCTTTTAATATATTTAGCGTGTTGCTGGGCAATGGCTATTATGCAAAATGCTATTGGAATTACTATGATGAATGCTTTTGGGCTAAATAGTTTATATGGAATTTTAAGTGGGGCTGTTGCTTTAGAAGGAGGACACGGAAATGCTATTGCTTTTGGTGGTATGGTGGAAGATTTAAGTGGTCTTAGCAATGCTAAAGTAGTAGCAATTGCAGCGGCTACTTTTGGTTTAATAAGCGGCTCTTTACTCGGTGGGCCTTTATGTAGATATTTAATACTTAAATATAAATTAGAGATAAAAACAAACGAAGATATACAAGATATTGACCCGCTAAAGCACAATATTCATCACGCAAGTTATCAAGAATTTTTAAAATCTTTATTTTTAATACTTTGTATTATGTGCATTGGATTTTATATAAGTTCATTATTTACAAAACTTAGTGGCTATTCTTTGCCAAGCTATGTGGGTGCTATGTTAATAGCAATGCTAATTAGAAATATAAATGATGTCTTTAATATATTTAAACTAAATCAATACACAATAGATACTATTAGTGAGCTTAGCTTAGGAATATTTTTAACTATGGCTATGATGAGTTTAAAAATCAATGAATTAAGCGTGGTTGCTATGCCTTTATTGATTACGCTTTTTGTTCAAGTTGTTGTTTTAGTATTGTTTGCAATATTTGTTGTGTTTAGATTGTGTGGGAAAAACTATGATAGTGCTATTATGTGTGCTGGATTAATGGGGCATGGCTTGGGTGCTACTCCTAATGCGGTTGCAAATATGAATGCTGCTTGCAATAGATATTCTTTATTCTCAAAACCTGCGTTTTTGATAGTTCCTTTGTGTGGTTCTGTTTTGATAGATATTGTGGCTATTCCTTTGAATACTTATTTGATTAATATATTTGCTTAA
- a CDS encoding cupin domain-containing protein, which produces MSNGFSVKSLGEFKNIQRIDLKEALGFTSCEISINTMEANTNVPFVHHHKENEEVYIVLDGNGEIKLDNELILIKTGDIIRVAPSVKRQIFAKTKLNYICIQAKENSLTQYTFSDGVVE; this is translated from the coding sequence ATGAGTAATGGATTTAGTGTAAAAAGTCTAGGAGAATTTAAAAATATTCAAAGAATTGATTTAAAAGAAGCTTTAGGATTTACATCTTGTGAAATAAGTATTAACACAATGGAAGCAAATACTAATGTGCCTTTTGTTCATCATCATAAAGAAAACGAAGAAGTTTATATTGTCTTAGATGGTAATGGGGAAATAAAGTTAGATAATGAACTAATTTTAATTAAAACAGGAGATATAATTAGAGTTGCACCTAGTGTAAAAAGACAGATTTTTGCAAAAACTAAACTAAATTATATCTGTATTCAAGCAAAAGAAAATTCTCTAACCCAATACACTTTTAGCGATGGCGTAGTAGAGTAA
- the citC gene encoding [citrate (pro-3S)-lyase] ligase translates to MFRYLLLAYEREKLELFLKRFDLKCDEDIEYALVYEENEEIKASACISGNIVKCIAIDKSLQGNNFSATLLTQIADKLRELNINEYFIFTKPCNVKVFESLGLYLLCLTKDVALFENTKLNYENYKFELAKHYKKAKKIGSIVMNLNPMSKGHLYLIQKALKHCEILHIFILSEDLSMFNTKARLEIVRNELKDYKNIIIHESKNYIISKATFPTYFLKDNANVNEIYSRLDITLFATKIAPILGINMRFFGTEPKDKITKDYNQKAKEILKEFKIKFYEISRARMNKKVISASRIRKIILNDKDYLNNKELKSLCANSTYEYLKNNLITKN, encoded by the coding sequence ATGTTTAGATATTTATTATTAGCTTATGAAAGAGAAAAATTAGAATTATTTTTAAAAAGATTTGATTTAAAATGCGATGAAGATATAGAATATGCTTTAGTTTATGAAGAAAATGAAGAGATTAAAGCAAGTGCTTGTATAAGCGGTAATATTGTAAAGTGTATAGCAATTGATAAATCTTTACAAGGTAATAATTTTAGTGCTACTTTACTAACTCAAATTGCAGATAAATTAAGAGAATTAAATATAAATGAATATTTTATATTTACAAAGCCTTGTAATGTAAAAGTATTTGAGAGTTTAGGGCTTTATTTATTATGTCTTACAAAAGATGTTGCGTTATTTGAAAACACAAAATTAAATTATGAAAATTATAAATTTGAACTAGCTAAACATTATAAAAAAGCAAAAAAAATTGGCTCAATTGTAATGAATTTAAATCCTATGAGTAAAGGGCATTTATATTTAATTCAAAAAGCCTTAAAACACTGCGAAATCTTGCATATATTTATTTTAAGCGAAGATTTAAGTATGTTTAATACAAAAGCAAGGCTTGAGATTGTAAGAAATGAATTAAAAGATTATAAAAATATAATAATTCACGAAAGTAAAAATTATATTATTTCAAAAGCTACTTTTCCTACATATTTTTTAAAGGATAATGCCAATGTTAATGAGATTTATTCAAGGCTTGATATTACATTATTTGCTACAAAAATAGCACCTATTTTAGGGATAAATATGAGATTTTTTGGGACAGAACCAAAAGATAAAATAACAAAAGATTACAACCAAAAAGCAAAAGAAATTTTAAAAGAATTTAAAATCAAATTCTATGAAATCAGTAGAGCTAGAATGAATAAAAAAGTAATAAGTGCAAGTAGGATTAGAAAAATTATTTTAAATGATAAGGATTATTTAAATAATAAGGAGTTAAAATCCCTTTGTGCTAATTCAACTTATGAGTATTTAAAAAACAATTTAATAACTAAAAATTAA
- the citF gene encoding citrate lyase subunit alpha codes for MYKVNAVNRKIPNKIANYKDVVVYSGELKQPKERKIGAAIRVGKKEDKLVSSIKDAIIKSGLKDGMTISFHHHFRSGDYILNLVLEEISKLGIKNLCVAASSLSTCHKPLIEHIKNGVVTSLQTSGLREPLGSFISNGGLKTPVIIRSHGGRARAIEDGSLKIDVAFIGAPSCDKFGNLNGYTGKSACGSLGYAKVDAMYANKVIAITDNLVDGINLPASIDQTMVDFVCEIESIGDPKGIVSGAIRFNDNPRDILIAENALKCILASGLFKNGFSFQTGAAGASLAVTKLLKEEMIKHNITASLGVGGITAALVDLHENGLMDALFDTQSFDLDAVSSLAKNPKHYEISASFYANPNLVTPAVNQLDFVMLGALEIDTNFNVNVITTSTGVINQAIGGHQDTAEGAKIAMILAPLIRARIPIVVDNVSTICTPGANVDVVCTDYGIAVNPKRTDLIENFTKAGIKLYTIEELKEMAEKITGKPASIKFGDEVVGVVEYRDGSVLDVIYKSLQN; via the coding sequence ATGTATAAAGTAAATGCAGTTAATAGAAAAATACCTAATAAAATTGCTAATTATAAAGATGTAGTTGTATATAGTGGAGAATTAAAACAACCAAAAGAGCGTAAAATCGGTGCAGCTATTAGAGTTGGCAAAAAAGAAGATAAATTAGTCTCAAGTATAAAAGACGCTATTATAAAATCAGGCTTAAAAGATGGTATGACAATAAGTTTTCATCACCATTTTAGAAGTGGAGATTATATTTTAAATCTAGTTTTAGAAGAAATAAGCAAGCTAGGTATTAAAAATCTTTGCGTAGCAGCAAGTTCTCTTTCAACTTGCCATAAACCTTTAATTGAGCATATTAAAAATGGTGTTGTAACAAGTCTTCAAACAAGTGGTCTAAGAGAGCCATTGGGTTCTTTTATTAGTAATGGCGGATTAAAAACTCCTGTAATTATTAGAAGTCATGGTGGTCGTGCTAGAGCTATTGAAGATGGCTCACTTAAAATTGATGTAGCATTTATTGGTGCTCCAAGTTGTGATAAATTTGGTAATCTTAATGGTTATACAGGCAAATCTGCGTGTGGTAGTTTAGGTTATGCTAAGGTTGATGCTATGTATGCTAATAAAGTTATTGCAATTACTGATAATTTAGTAGATGGAATAAATCTTCCTGCTAGTATTGACCAAACTATGGTGGATTTTGTTTGTGAGATTGAGAGTATTGGCGATCCAAAAGGTATAGTATCAGGTGCAATTCGTTTTAATGATAATCCAAGAGATATTTTAATAGCTGAAAATGCTTTAAAATGTATATTAGCATCAGGTTTATTTAAAAATGGCTTTAGTTTCCAAACAGGAGCTGCGGGCGCTTCTTTAGCTGTAACTAAGCTTTTAAAAGAAGAGATGATTAAGCATAATATCACTGCTAGTTTAGGTGTTGGTGGTATCACTGCTGCCTTAGTTGATTTGCATGAAAATGGTTTAATGGATGCGCTTTTTGATACTCAAAGTTTTGATTTAGATGCTGTTAGTTCACTTGCAAAAAATCCAAAACATTATGAAATATCAGCATCTTTTTATGCAAATCCAAATCTAGTTACTCCAGCGGTAAATCAATTAGATTTTGTAATGTTAGGAGCACTTGAGATTGATACGAATTTCAATGTAAATGTAATTACTACTTCAACAGGTGTTATTAATCAAGCAATAGGCGGACACCAAGATACTGCTGAAGGTGCAAAAATTGCAATGATTTTAGCACCATTAATTCGTGCTAGAATTCCAATTGTAGTTGATAATGTAAGCACGATTTGCACCCCAGGAGCAAATGTTGATGTGGTTTGCACTGATTACGGAATTGCAGTAAATCCTAAAAGAACTGATTTAATAGAGAATTTCACAAAAGCAGGTATTAAATTATATACGATTGAAGAACTAAAAGAAATGGCGGAAAAAATCACAGGCAAACCAGCTAGTATTAAATTTGGCGATGAGGTAGTAGGCGTTGTAGAATATCGTGATGGCAGCGTTTTAGATGTGATTTATAAATCTTTACAAAATTAG
- a CDS encoding TM2 domain-containing protein, translating to MDTAQKLFLNNKIKDINLLSLEDKQIDINKLSEIKLKEPKIGLILGIFFGILGADRFYKGDGFLGFIKFILFFISHFCLLFVLHIPLAMLFYSGPDAPPPPFILQSKIYLNIVAFSFILIWFIFIIWVILDWFLVYRGIKKDNFQKILSVIKEEN from the coding sequence GTGGATACAGCCCAAAAACTATTTTTAAATAACAAAATTAAAGATATCAATTTGCTTAGCTTAGAAGATAAGCAAATTGATATAAATAAGCTTAGTGAAATAAAACTAAAAGAACCAAAAATAGGACTAATATTAGGGATATTTTTTGGTATTTTAGGAGCTGATAGATTTTATAAAGGAGATGGATTTTTAGGATTTATTAAGTTTATTTTGTTTTTTATTTCTCATTTTTGTTTATTATTTGTTTTACATATTCCACTTGCAATGCTTTTTTATTCTGGACCTGATGCACCGCCACCTCCATTTATTTTGCAATCAAAAATATATTTAAATATAGTTGCTTTTTCTTTTATTTTAATATGGTTTATATTTATTATTTGGGTTATATTAGATTGGTTTTTAGTCTATCGTGGGATAAAAAAGGATAATTTTCAAAAGATTTTAAGTGTTATAAAGGAAGAAAATTGA
- the citD gene encoding citrate lyase acyl carrier protein, which translates to MITTIASAGSLESGDVLISVSPANVGRKIELNSSVYKQFGEQILASVNEVLDEYDIKNVTIKIEDKGALDLVIRARLKTAIFRASLKDYDWESELC; encoded by the coding sequence ATGATTACAACTATTGCAAGTGCTGGTTCATTAGAATCAGGCGATGTTTTAATTAGTGTAAGTCCTGCTAATGTGGGAAGGAAAATTGAATTAAATTCTAGTGTTTATAAACAATTTGGAGAACAAATATTAGCTAGCGTTAATGAAGTATTAGATGAATATGATATTAAAAATGTAACAATAAAAATAGAAGATAAAGGAGCGCTTGATTTAGTAATTCGTGCAAGACTTAAAACTGCTATTTTTAGAGCTAGTTTAAAAGATTATGATTGGGAGAGTGAATTATGCTAA
- a CDS encoding aldolase/citrate lyase family protein has protein sequence MLNKDRLRRSMMFLPGNAPAKLIDAHIYGSDSIMIDLEDAVSISAKDAARMLTYETLKKINYGSTEVVVRINALNSPYGRDDVIAMVSAGVDVIRLPKTDNANEVKEVDELISEVEHKLNRPKKTLILAAIESATGVINACEIAKASDRLMGIALGAEDYVTNLKTTRSKHAMELYYAREQIIHAARSNNLYCFDTVFSNIKDKVSFAEEVQFIKDLGFDGKSVVHPSQIKIVHDIYTPKEKEIIDALKVVNAAKEAEKNSIGVIAVDGKMVDGPIIIRALRVLELAKASGLYKGE, from the coding sequence ATGCTAAATAAAGATAGACTTAGAAGAAGTATGATGTTCTTGCCCGGAAATGCACCTGCAAAATTAATAGACGCACATATTTATGGAAGTGATTCTATTATGATTGACTTAGAAGATGCAGTAAGTATTTCAGCAAAAGATGCGGCTAGAATGCTAACTTATGAAACTCTTAAAAAGATTAATTATGGTTCAACTGAAGTTGTTGTAAGAATAAATGCTTTAAATTCTCCTTACGGAAGAGATGATGTAATAGCTATGGTTAGTGCTGGAGTTGATGTTATAAGACTTCCAAAGACTGATAATGCAAACGAAGTTAAAGAAGTAGATGAATTAATAAGCGAAGTTGAGCATAAATTAAATCGTCCTAAAAAAACTTTAATTCTAGCAGCAATTGAGAGTGCTACTGGGGTTATTAATGCTTGTGAGATTGCAAAGGCAAGTGATAGATTAATGGGGATTGCTCTTGGAGCTGAAGATTATGTAACGAATTTAAAAACAACTAGAAGCAAACACGCAATGGAGCTTTATTATGCAAGAGAGCAGATAATTCACGCAGCAAGAAGCAATAATTTATATTGTTTTGACACCGTTTTTTCAAATATAAAAGATAAAGTTTCATTTGCTGAAGAAGTGCAATTTATAAAAGACTTAGGTTTTGATGGCAAATCAGTAGTTCATCCAAGTCAAATCAAAATAGTTCATGATATTTATACTCCAAAAGAAAAAGAAATAATAGATGCTTTAAAAGTAGTAAATGCAGCTAAAGAAGCTGAAAAAAATAGCATAGGTGTAATTGCAGTTGATGGCAAAATGGTAGATGGTCCAATTATTATTAGAGCTTTAAGAGTGCTTGAATTAGCTAAAGCTAGTGGTCTTTATAAAGGAGAATGA
- a CDS encoding SDR family NAD(P)-dependent oxidoreductase, which yields MVVLITGVAGYIGSATASGFLEAGHKVIGIDNLSGKNKKAIKNIKKYYEVDFYEVDISNSEALEDVMSRFKIDMVFHFAATSNENFSKKDNLTFYENNIINLFKLLKAMKKFKVKTLIYPSSIFANVGLENTCDAYVKTKILAENMIQDYARSNPDFSYAILRYCNIAGYYSKIFLGEFEHYSIIKNITRIACGKSELGRDFNYDENYHFAHIDDIVNINLKVASELYTTKENICTTIASKESISVENLIKLVEKLSKKEIDITIALKNDHCDKIKSCNLLKYELEYSIEDICKNQLEHEARF from the coding sequence GTGGTAGTTTTAATAACAGGTGTTGCAGGATATATTGGCTCAGCCACTGCATCTGGATTTTTAGAAGCTGGGCATAAGGTAATTGGAATTGATAATTTAAGTGGTAAAAATAAAAAAGCTATAAAAAATATAAAAAAATATTATGAAGTTGATTTTTATGAAGTTGATATTTCAAATAGCGAAGCTTTAGAAGATGTAATGTCAAGATTTAAAATTGATATGGTATTTCATTTTGCAGCAACTAGCAATGAGAATTTTAGTAAAAAAGATAATCTAACTTTTTATGAAAACAATATCATAAATCTTTTTAAATTATTAAAAGCTATGAAAAAATTTAAAGTTAAGACTTTAATATATCCATCAAGTATATTTGCTAATGTAGGATTGGAAAATACCTGTGATGCTTATGTTAAGACAAAAATCTTAGCTGAAAATATGATACAAGATTATGCTAGAAGCAATCCTGATTTTTCTTATGCAATTTTAAGATATTGCAATATTGCAGGATATTATTCTAAGATATTTTTAGGAGAATTTGAACATTATTCAATTATTAAAAATATCACAAGAATTGCTTGCGGTAAGTCTGAATTAGGTCGTGATTTTAACTATGATGAGAATTATCATTTCGCACATATTGATGATATTGTTAATATTAATTTAAAAGTAGCTAGCGAGCTTTATACAACCAAAGAAAATATATGCACTACAATAGCTAGCAAAGAAAGTATAAGTGTAGAAAATCTAATTAAATTAGTAGAAAAGTTAAGCAAAAAAGAAATAGATATAACAATAGCTTTAAAAAATGACCATTGCGATAAAATTAAGTCTTGTAATTTATTAAAATATGAATTAGAGTATTCAATAGAAGATATTTGCAAAAATCAATTAGAACACGAAGCTAGGTTTTAA